In Mobula hypostoma unplaced genomic scaffold, sMobHyp1.1 scaffold_76, whole genome shotgun sequence, the sequence TCACTCCCcattgtgaactgactggtgtgccagtaggtgggatgactgagtgaatcctttcccacattctgagctggtgaatggcttctccccagtgtgaactcgctgatgtctctgtaggttggatgactgactgaatctcttcccacagactgagcaggtgaacggtttctccccagtgtgaactcgcagaTGTGTCAGTAGGGTGGACgattgagtgaatcctttcccacattctgagcaggtaaacggccactccccagtgtgaactgactggtgtgccagtagttgggatgaccgagtgaatacattcccacattctgagcaggtgaatggcttatccccagtgtgaactcgctgatgactctgtagggtggatgaatcagtgaatctcttcccacagactgagcaggtgaacggcttctcccctgtgtgaactaactggtgtctctgtaggttggatgaatcagtgaatctcttcccacagactgagcaggtgaacggcttctccccagtgtgaactcgttgatGTCTCTGCAGGGtggataactgagtgaatcccttcccacattctgagcaggtgaatggcttctccccagtgtgaactcgctgatgaatcTGTagtttggatgactgagtgaatcccttcccacattctgaacaggtgaacggcttctccccagtgtgaactcgctgatgactctgtacggtggatgaatcagtgaatcttttcccacagactgagcaggtgaacggcttctccccagtgtgaactcgctgatgtctctgtaggttggatgaatcagtgaatctcctcccacagactgagcaggtgaatggcttctgctcagtgtgaactcgctgatgactctgtagtgTGGATAAccaagtgaatctcttcccacagactgagcacgtgaatggcttctccccagtgtgaactcgctgatgtgccATTAGGTTGGATGACTCAGTAaattccttcccacagtctgagtaGGCGAATGGCCGCTCCCCGGTGTAAACACACTGGTGAGCCATTGtgtcagatgactgagtgaatcctttcccacaaattcagcagatgaccagcctctgcccagtgtgaactgactggtgagtccacaggtgggaagaccgactgaatcctttctcacacacagaatagatgaatggccttgtcccggtgtgaacttgctgatgtaccttcagttgagatgaccgagtaAATCCATTCCCACTGTCCGAGCACGTGAtcggcctctcccctgtgtaaaATAATGGGCGTGCCAATTGGTCAAATGAacgagtgaatccctccccactgtgTGGGCAGGAAGGATGGCCGATTGAATCCCTTGCTCCTTTTCTTAAATATCTAGACAGAGACGGCAAAACTGGCGTGTCGTGTCTGAGATTCCTGGAGACAAATTCCTTCTCGTTTTTAATCTGTAAAAAGAATAACAAAATCCATCAGTGGGAgtaggacaacatttcagatgagattgCTTGAGTTGCCAAGGTTTGATCTGGTATCACGCTGTAACAGTGAGATTCAACCCAAGATGGacagagaaatcatcttctaactgggcacagagCTGGTATCTGGAgtgaccatcaaattctctgatgctcttcctgtctctataagaatggggcatttctgccatctccaatctgtgacctggctcagtttgactctctccattggtattattccctgttcctgctgagcagcatgggtgcctggccccacagtaactgaaacagtATCACGCAAATAGTCTTTCTTGTCATGCATTTGGGATTTTCTTTTACGTATGATTAACTTAAAGTGCCACAGTGTTTGCGCCATATAAAAAAATTCCTGCTGAGATGAATGGTTGGTCTGCACGGCTGTGAAAAGGACTTAAAGtgaatttttgtattatttcaggTTCTTGGGCCATCTggtttgtgctgaactatttaaactgcccactcccatacccctaccatccaggtacctacacaaacctcttaaatgttcaatgcaccacttgtgctctTTGCTCATTCCACACCTGGATGATCGtcggtgtgaagaagtttcccctcatgctccccttaacatttcacctttcccccttaacccatggcctctggttgtagtcccaccccatCTCAGTGGTAAaatccagcttgcatttaccctatctatgtccctcataatagtggtatacctccatcaaatctcccctcaatcttttatgttccacGGAACAAAGTcctgacctgttcaatctttccttataacccaagtcctacagacctggcaacatccttgtgaattttctctgaacctcttttacatctttcctgtaggttggtaaccaaaactgcatgcaatattccaaattaggcttcaccagtgTCTTCTACAAGTCAACATAACATCCGTCTATTGTTGTCAGTACTCtagttcatgaaggccaatgggctgaaatctttctttctgtctctatctaactgtgataccactttcagtgaattaaagACTTGTACTCCCAGGACCCTTTCTactacaacactcctcagtgcccgaccagtcactgtgaaagacctcccttggaaggtcagaccaaagtgcaatacctcacacttgtctgcattaaattacattttccatttctcaaaccattttcccagctggtccagatcgcactgcaaaccatgatagtcttcctcgctgacgactacaccaccaatcttggtgtcagctacaaattttctgatccagttaaccaccctatcatccagattactgatatagatgacaaacaataacagatacagcactgatccctgtggtgcaccactagtcacaggatgCGGTCAAGAGGCAGCCATCTGCTACCACACActggcttctcccaaagacagtgtgtcatccaatttactatctcatcttcaatgctgagtgactgaaccttcttgatccaCCTCCCATAttccacctctgtaatctgtacagggtctaggaatttgatgctgctttgcctcacttctatagactctgcgtTCATCtcctgagcaaaaaaaaatctcccacatctattttgtctcctcatatggaTTACTGTTCCGATCTTGCAGAGGATTAATttttcccttgcaatcttttCACTCTTgacatatctgcagaatccctgaggattctccttcatcttgtctgctgggGTAACCTCatgtctgcttttatttctttcataagtgttcaCTTGAATTTCCTGTATCTCACAAGTACCCCATTTGTTCCAATCTGCCTGTACCtggtatgcacctccttcttaTTGATCTGGGAGAGGAAAGCCAAAGGGGTGATAGAGCTGcttggtggggaggtgggggtaggggagggtcaAACTAAAGTGGCAGGGGGAATGGGAACCTGAATAACAGAACAGATAGTGCAGGGTTTGCGGcgacatttgttgttcagacctcagacaaagtcaggaatgaaaaagttgagcatggtgcagtgaATATGCTGAGCCCTGTATATTTCAATAGAAGCAGtagtgtaggaaaggcggatgtgttcagggcatggatcaacacctggaattatgacactaggatctggcaactgtggactgggacaggctgctttatggcaaaggtgtgcttggtaaattGAGGccttcaaagtgaaattttgaaagtacaaagcgggtatgtgcttgtcagaataaaaggtaaagatagaaacTGTAGGGAACCTTAGATTTCAAGAGATATCGAGACCCTGGTGAAGCACAAAATGGAGTTGCATAACAGGGATAGGCAGGCAGGttgttatggagtataagaaatgcaagagaacgcataagaaataaatcaggagggctaaaagaaggcatgagattccccttgcagaaaagatgaaggatAATCCTCAGGGATTCTGGAGATAGATTAaaagcaaaaagattgcaaggcacaaagttggtcctctggaagaccggaATGGCAATCCATGTCTGGAACCaaagcagatgggggagatcttaaatatttttttcatcTCTATTTACTCAGATGGACACAGTGTCAATGAGAGTGTGGAAAAGTGGCATTAAAATCGTGGACCCTGCACAGATTAAAgaagagggtggataaatctccagggcatgacaaggtgctccctcggtccccatgggaggcaagtgcagaaatcgtCGGGCACcagcagagataattaaatcatcgTTAGTGACGGGAGAGTTATCAGAGGATTGTAGGATAGCCAAAGTTATTTCGCtgttcaacatagaacatagaaatctacagcatattccaggccattcagcccacaatgttgtgccaaccatgaaacttactctggaaactgcctagaatttccctagcacatagacctctatgtttctaagctccatgtacctatctaagagactgttaaaagaccctattgtatctgcctcgaccaccgctgctggcagtgcattccacacacccaccactctctgtgtaaaaaaacttacccctgccttcccctcggtacctatttccaagcagcttaaaactatgcccctcacgttagccatttcagccctgggaaaagcctctggctatccacacgatcaatgcccctcatcatcttatacacctaaaaaAGGCTTTGTTGGAAGtaggcaaaattatgagggtatagatggggtaaatgcaagcagctttttccactgatgttgggtgagacgacaaccagaggtcatgggtaagtgaCTTGCCCATTTATAcaacacaaaacaggcccttcggcccacaatgctgtgctgaatattacttacttcagaaattcccTAGagttccccacagccctgtatttttctacgcaccatgtacctatccaggagcctcttaaaagaccgtattgtaTCCGGCTTAATCACTGCGGCCGGctgcccattccacgcgctcaccactctgtgtaaaaaacttaccccttgaggtgatatcacgtgtcaggACGTGACTGGACAGAGTTCCTAACATGAGCAGAAATGAAGAATGATCGAGAAGCATGGCAGTGTAAGACATGGTTTTGCTGCTGTTAAATACAAGTTAAATTCtgcagaatatggtttgttatcagtaacccacggtacgtataaagaacacaacacccctgacatctccttcgtacctgcctccaatcaccttaaaattgtgccctctctgcagattttctcttgtttgtgactggaggcagaacaaaggtgattttcacaacagctgatgtaaaagattttgttccctttctccgagttcccgatccttgcatttagacagctggagctcagctctgtctgagagatccatcggttcccattccctcatcagccggaagctccccggggcccgtgtacggatggtggggctgagagagagggaagagagcaggactgtcccggAAGTCACAACAATTATCCCTCAGTTGGTGTTGAATCCCCAACCCAACAATCTCCCTGACACCCGGAGACTCGCTCCTACCTGCTGTAGATCTTCTCAGGTCTTCCGTGtactgtgcgcatgcgtgatattCGGCAACGTCAGCACCCTCACGCCTGCGCATTAGATCGGTGATTCGGCGACGGCGAAATGTTTACGCAGGGATTTATGGGTAATCCCTGCGCCATTAAAAGTTTCTGCAAGCACCGGTTCCATGTCCATacctaattttcttttgtgtgtaTAGAAAAGTCAGCAACTGTTTTAACGCAGAAAGCGGCTCCCATAAACAATATACTCAATATCAACGTGTATCTAATGCCAACGTACAATCCTCTTACAATATAGATataaaatacaagagattctgcagttgctggaaatacagagacgCACTCacacgcaagatgctggaggaactttgcagttcaggcagcaactaAGCAGAGGAGTACACAGTGCAGGCATGCTGAAGGGGCTCGGCAGAAACgttgtctatttattcctctccacattcgttgcctgatctgctgatttattccagtattttgcagaaattaaccaactttttttttcaatcaacaagtttccaaatgtttctgatctttcatttgTAGTCACATCCTGCAGATCtgattcctcctcctccccataaACTCTGGACCCCATCTCTCTTTGGAGCCTCAAAGCCCTGACTCAGGCCGGCATCTCATTGGTTTCTGAATCTGCTCCATCGAAGATTCATTCGCTAGTCTGCTGCCAGACTTTAGAGGCGCATTGCAACAACCCAGCTGTCTGAGCTGTCAATAGACAGGTATATGgcgcttaggaaaatagagggcaatgcagtcgggaaattccaggcagtttctggagtaggttacatggtcgcacaacattgtgagccgaagggcctgcaatctgctctagatttctatgattctatgaaattcAAGGGAAATCTCTTCTCCTGCAGAGTAGTGACGAGTTGCAACCTGTCATCACgaggagagtgagaggtgaaGTGAACAGCAGGGCTAGACTTTAAAATACTGTTATGGAACAGAAACATGGGCAGGGACCAGACGGACTGAGTGGCCTCTCTAGTGTACATTGTAAGTTTGGCAGAGACAGTAAGTATCTGTGACATGAGATTTGAAACAGAACTGATTTATCTTTTACAgatccacaatattaaacaccagtCTAGTTTATGGCTAACATCAGAAGAACATTtgatttgataaggtacaccatgcaaggcttattgagaaagtaaggaggcctgggatccaaggggagattgctttgtggatcaagagctggcttgcccacagaaggcaaagggtggttgtagacaggtcatattctgcatggagttcggtgaccagtggtgtgcctcagggatctgttctgggacccctactctttgtgatttttataaatgacctggatgaggaagtggagggatgggttagtaaatttgctgatgacacaaaggtttgaggtgttgcggatagtgtggagggctgtcagaggttacagcagacattgataggatgcaaaactgggctgagaagtagaagatggaattcaacccagataagtgtgaggtggttcactttggtaggtcaaatatgatggcagaatatagtattaatggtaagactcttggcagtgtggcggatcagagggatcttttggtccgagtccataggtcactcaaagctgctacgcaggttgactctgtggttaagaaggcgtacggtgcattggccttaatcaaccctgggattgagtttaggagccgagaggtagtgttacagctaaataggaccctggtcaaccccacttggagtactgtgctcagttctgttcgcctcactacaggaaggacgtggaaaccatagaaagggtgtggaagggatttacaaggatgttcaagcaacacacataaaagttgctggtgaacgcagcaggccaggtagcatctctaggaagaggtgcagtcgatgtttcaggccgagacccttcgtcaggactacaagcatgttgcctggattggggagcatgccttatgagaataggttgagtgaactcggccttttctccttggggtgatggaggatgagcggtgacctgatagaggtgtataggatgatgagaggcattgatcttgtggatagtcaaaggctttttcccagggctgaaatggttgccacaagaggacaaaggttgaaggtgctggggagcaggtgcagaggagatgtcaggggtaagtttttttttgcacagagggtggtgagtgcgtggaatgggctgccaacgatggtggtggaggcggatatgatagggactTTGAAGAGTCTCCTGGAcatggaagttagaaaaatagggggctataggtaaccctaggtaatttctgagctAAGGAtatattcggcacagcattgtggctgAGGGGCCTATGttctgctgtagtttttctatgtttctaatttctaTTCACATTCCTCCTGCCTCACTGGACAGGAACACTGAAGCATCAAGTGAGAAACAGCAGGaagtggccattcagcccctctaaccaTCAACAGAATGGTggctgctctcccatctcagccacatgtTTCTGCCCGATCCTCATTTCCTCAATCCCTCCGGTCTCCACACATCTGCCGGCCTCTGTTTTATGTGAGGACGATCACTGAGTCTTCACCGCCCTCTGTGGTGGGGATTTacagacattcaccaccctcggagtggagacatttcccctcatctcagtcccggacagtccaccccctttttcagagactgggatccctggttcagccggtaatgatgttgtgcatttcaatgtgttcccctctcagtcctcgattctctaaatgaaagggttatcacatttgatctttcttcatacaatgaccccaccactccagggatcagtctggtgaatcttcattgcactctccataacaaatactctctaacctctttgttaatcctctatgggattaatttccatcttctgcagccccgtgttgccccaaccactcacctcccacccccgtcactatttccaccttcccacctcccccctcacctggatccacctctcactccccagctcttgccccatccccacccctcacctcttttctctgactatttcccgtccactctcagtccggagggagggtctcggcctgaaatgttgacggtccatttccctccacagatgctgcccgacccactgagttcctccggcagtttgttctttggtctgtatgacccgtgttagtgtggggagcggggttttacaccatattccaggtacagtctcaacaaaacacaaataattgtcactttgcccggaccattggccccgcttgcagggcaacagtctgccggtgtttgccccccaatgtggtgaatccctctgctcgccaccaccgtgggctcagacatttccacagatgagcccctcctgtccccaccgggacaaacatcctgtccgccccctctctcaccgtcttcatcctttcaataaaatccccctctccctccccggggaaccggcatcaaaccgacgggccgagcggtctcctcctacctctcagcgacacatcagactccggccgcaggagacgcttcacaaacgccccaacttccctcggagggaaatggaaataaatccgaaagcggacatttactttgacGGTTGTCCCGCCGTGACGGAAAGTTCGGGAGACGGTGTCAGCgggggtaacgccctctcggctGGCCTGCCTCCTCTATTGGTTGGAAGCAGTGATTGACATTGCTTCGCACCAATGGGAATAGCGCAGCTCATGAAACCTCTGTTGACAGCAGTGGGGGAGGGGCTGGTCACGTGATTAGTGGCCCAGCCGTTAAACCGACCAAGCTCGAGCTCACCAGCGCGCGGTGCACAAAAGGCCCCGGATGATCGGTTGAGGTAAGAAGGGATCTCCGGGTTGGGGGTCTCACCGGGCGGGCGTTTTCAACACCGACTTCGGGTAGTTGCTGTGAGCTCCGGACTCCGtgacccgcaatcccgggacagtcctgctctcttccctctctctcagccccaccatccgtacacgggccccggggagcttccggctgatgagggaatgggaaccgatggatctctcagacagagctgagctccagctgtctaaatgcaaggatcgggaactcggagaaagggaacaaaatcttttacatcagctgttgagaaaatcacctttgttctgcctccagtcacaaacaagagaaaatctgcagatgctggaaatccgagcaacacacacaaattgctggaggaactcagcattagtactcttttccatagatgctgcctggcctgctgagttcctccagcattttgtgtctgttgcttgttctaccccctcttgttctggacttttctacccgtgagaacatgttttgtcccactctctctggggacataatgatatcaaacacctttgtcctgggcaacaagtagctttcacatcacaaatgtgccagactccaatgagacagactactgcccttcccttcatattcattggcattgccatcactgagttcaccaccgtcagtcacctgggggagggttcaggggaaatatttatgtacaatacagaaactggtgttacctgtgtgtattgtggtgaagcaaaagttgctggagaatttgcaagtgggaagaagtggagtgttatttggaaatctgacctttttaagcatcatttagcaagcaaatcacatatggatggtgtggaacagctgtggagagaaaatccttcattacccactaTAGGCCTACTATACaggttgtgtgagagtgcagatgaacttgAGCAAACCCAGAGgacatcaaagttcttattgacagtgatttgctagctgttaaaatgaatggcTCTCTATTTAAAGTTCACTCTGCCCATGTTGTCACCGGGTTAAAAAATGCACAGGAAAAGCtttatgtgcacactggtcattacaaattagaggggacattggtgggaaggtggggagacctccagtgtccctgatgctcTCACCTACAAGATgtacatccagctgcaacttgtaaccctgcactttaaggagtttgaacttgaaatggatgaattccagatcatcCAGGAGctggagggggtgatagatatgacatgaagagaggtgaattacactcaaggtgcaggacacaggaaactgggtgagagtcaggaaggggaatgaaaTTAAATAGCCATCACAGAGTACTCTTGTGTCCATCCCACACAACAACAGATGgaccactttagaaactgttggggggattacctggcagaggaaagtcaaaggggtgataggggattggttagtgaggggaacagaacaagaggggTCTAATATCCCAGTGGTAAGGCTCGCTAGTGctagtgtggggggaggggtgatgtggttaaaataagttgtAGGGGATTTGGGAGAtagaatgacagaacagatagtggagagggtgaattgaattgaattgactttattacatacgtccttcatatacatgagaacTAGatatctttatgttacatctctgtctaaatgtacaatgtgtaatttatagtaatttataataaatagtttgtacataggacagtcaatataacatagaaatgcaattgtatcagcatgaattaatcagtctgatggcctggtagaagatgatgtcccggagcctgtcggtCTTTTTGCCgtgtaccgtttcctggatggtagcagcaggaacaggTTGTGGTGAATCgggtccccaatatcctttgggccctttttcacccagagggttgtggttctgtggattgctctgcctcagaaagcagcggaggccaattctctggattctttcaaaaaagagttagatagagctcttaaagatagcagagtgaagggatatggggagaaggcaggaaaagggtactgattgtggatgatcagccatgatcacagtgaaaggtggtgctggctcgaagggctgaatggcctactcctgcacctattgtctgttgtctacacacctatccctgtaagtgtcctgaatagtgggaagttcacatctacagatgagctgggctgtccgcaccactctctgcaggttcctgcgattaagggaagtacagatcccataccaggcagtgatgcagccagtcaggatgctctcaattgtgttcctgtagaaagttcttaggatttgggaccccatcccaaacttcttcaaccatctgaggtgaaagaggtgctgttgtgctcttttcccaacacagccggtatgtacagaccatgtgagatcctcggtgatatttatgccgaggaacttaaagctgttcattgtctcaaccccagatccattgatgtcaatacgggtttgcctgtctccattcctcctgtcgtccacaatcagctcctttgttttttttcagattagattagattcaactttattgtcattgtgccaagtacagatacaaagccaatgaaatgcagttagcatctgaccagaaatgcaaagaatagtgttatttacaaaataactgagaataaaaagtaagtgctacagcacacaaatatacaagtactgagacagtacaatacgggtgcagtactgcttagcgctgtgatgtgaggttcagcagggttacagcctcagggaagaagctcttcctgtgcctgctggtgtgggagcggaggctcctgtagcacctaccggatggaaggagagtaaaaagtccatggttagggtgagatgcatccttgataatgcattTCACCCTGCCTGGGCAGCGTTTATggtggatgttctcaatggtggacaattaggtgccgataatccgctgggcagttttcaccacacggtGGAGTGCTTTGTTGTCCGaaacgggacaattgccataccacactgagatgcagttggtgagtatgctctcaatggtacagcgttAAAAGTCCGTCAGcaccctgggacagaggtgagctttattGATACTctgcaggaagtaaaggcgctgttgcacctttttgatcaggatggaggagttcagggaccgggtgagatcctcggaaatgtggacaccaaggaatttgaagcttgatacacgctccactacagttccgttgttGTAGATTgcgagtgtggctcctagcatgcctgaagtccacaatgatctccttggtcttctgggtgttaagggccaggttgttgtccgcacaccatgcggccaggtgctggacctcgtccctgtaggccatcgcgtcatcccctctgatcaggccaaccaccatggtgtcatctgcgaacttgattatggagttagaaccatgtacaggaacgcagtcataggtgaaaagggagtacagaagagggctcagcacacagccttgaggcacgccggtgttcagggtgagagtggaggaggagaggttgtctaacttaactgattggggtctgttagtctgACAGTCcaaggtccagttgcagagggatgagctgataccaagctggtgaagtttggtgatcagcttgaaGGGGCTTACAGAATTGAAtgtcgaactaaagtcaatgaacagcattctgacgtaggagttggggctgtccaggtgggtcggggcagagtgaagtgccgtggaaatggcgtcctctgttgacctgttggtgcgatcggcaaattgatgggggtccagggtagtaggcagacaggatttcagatgtgatagaaccagtctctcaaagcactttgcaatgatgggggtgagtgcaactggacggaagtcattcaggctcgtggcagtggaatgcttcggtaCTGGCATGATgatggcgatcttgaagcttgtggggacaaaaCCCTGGGAGAGGGatggattaaaaatgtctgtgaagaccccggccaactgccctgcacagactctgagcacatggccaggtattccatccggaccagctgccttccgtacattcaccctgctcagggtggcacaaacatcggag encodes:
- the LOC134342168 gene encoding oocyte zinc finger protein XlCOF6-like produces the protein MAHQCVYTGERPFAYSDCGKEFTESSNLMAHQRVHTGEKPFTCSVCGKRFTWLSTLQSHQRVHTEQKPFTCSVCGRRFTDSSNLQRHQRVHTGEKPFTCSVCGKRFTDSSTVQSHQRVHTGEKPFTCSECGKGFTQSSKLQIHQRVHTGEKPFTCSECGKGFTQLSTLQRHQRVHTGEKPFTCSVCGKRFTDSSNLQRHQLVHTGEKPFTCSVCGKRFTDSSTLQSHQRVHTGDKPFTCSECGNVFTRSSQLLAHQSVHTGEWPFTCSECGKGFTQSSTLLTHLRVHTGEKPFTCSVCGKRFSQSSNLQRHQRVHTGEKPFTSSECGKGFTQSSHLLAHQSVHNGE